CAGTTGACGGTGGCGTTCATGTCGGGGCCGGTCTTGCCCGGCAGCGTGGCGTAGCTGGCGCCGACGCTCACCACGCCCGACAGGCGCTCCTTCTGGTCGAGCGGCTTCCTGGTGGTGACGTTGATGGTGCCGGCCAGGCCGCCGTCGACGATGTCGGCCTGCGAGGTCTTGTACACGGTGGCCTGGTTCAGGACCGAGGAGGGCACCAGCGACAGGCTGGTCGAACGGCTGCTGGACGACTGGTCGCCGACGTACCAGTCGCCGCCGGACACGGTGTGGCCGTTGAAGACGATCAGCGACATGTCGGGATTAGTGCCGCGCATCGACACCTTTTCGGCCTCGTCGTAGTCGGTGCGCACCGCCACGCCGGCCAGGCGCTGGAGCGAATCGGCCAGGTTCTTGTCGGGCATCTTGCCGACGTCTTCCGCGGTGATCACCTCGACGTTGGCACTGGCGTCGCGCTTGACGGCGAGCGACTTGGCCATCGACGCACGGATGCCGGTCACTTCGATCTTCTGCATGGGGGCCTGGGCGGCGCCGGCCTCGCTCTGGGCGCGAGCGGGTGCGGCGGCAGCCAGCAGCGCCATCGAGACAGCGGCCGCGAGCGGCTTCCGTTTGAACATGTTCTCTCTCCTGAATCGGTCTCTTTTTTTGGGCCAGGTGGATCCCTGTCGCGCGTCCAGTATTGACGAGCGTAAAGTCCCTGGATAATGATTAGTGTTGCAGAATATATAACCGCAAGGAATGGTTTCAGCCCACAACGTGGTGTTATACCTGCACGAAAACTTTTCATTTCATGCATCCCTGCCGGACGCGCTAGCGTAGCGTTCTGGCCACCGAGGATTTGCCATGCTGCCAACCGCCGTATCCCGCCCTTCCCGTTACGCCGCTCGCTGCGCTGCGCGTCCGATGCGCCTGCTGGCGCCGCTGTGCGCCGCCCTGTTCGCCGGCTGCGCCGCCCCGCCTGCGGCAACGCCGACCGCCGCCAGGGCGGTGCCCGCAACTGCCGCCGCCGGACGCGCCGCCGAGACGCCGCTGGACGCCATCCTGGCCATGCCGATCTACCGCATGACGCCGGTGCAGGCCGGGCGCTACGTGGCCTGGGTGCATGACGCCGAGCCGGACCTGCGCAAGCGCATCGCGGCGATCGGCCGCAAGAACATCGGCCAGCCCTACCGGCTGAACCTGTTGGGTGAGTATCCGTTCGAAGTGCACGACGATTTGCCGATGTTCAGCCTCGACCACAGCGATTGCGTGGTGTTCGCGGAACACACCTACGCGATGGCGCTGTCGCGATCGTGGGAAGAATTCTTCTGGATGCTGCAGCGCATCCGCTACCGCGACGGCGTGATCGGGGTCGCCACGCGCAACCATTACACCGAGATGGACTGGAACGTCGCCAACCGCTGGCTGGTGACCGACGTCAGCGCCCGACTGGCCGGGCCGGACGGCCCCGGTTACGGCATGACGGTCGACCGCGCGCGCTTCCTGCGCATGCGCCATCACACCGAGACCGGCATCCCGGTCGAATCCAGCCGCCAGAGCTACGTCGCCAAGGAGCGGGTGGCGGCCATCGCCGGCCAGTTGCGCGAAGGTGACTTCGTCAACGTGATCTCGACCCGCGACGGCGAGTACTGGGCCTCGCACGTGGGACTGGTGGTGCTGGGTGCGGACGGCGAACGCCATTTCCTGCATTCATCCGAACCGCAGGTGCGCGAGGAAACCTTCGCGTCGTACATCGCGCGCGCCGCCGCGCGCGAGGAACGCAACCGCCAGGAAGGCAAGCATGGCCAGTCGCTGGCCGGCTTCAAGTTCCTGCGATTGAACGACGAGATCGTGGTGCCGCCGATGGCGCCGCAACCGCGGCCGGGCATGCCGGGGCCAGCCGCCGCGCCGCAACCCGGCGCCGGCGCCGCAGCCGGCACGGCCGGCGCGCCGTGATCCACCGCCGGGGATGCGAAGGCATCCCGGCGTAGCCTTCTTCCCACGCTGCATTCCCGGCGGCGTTCGCTTCCCATCCGTTCTGAACTGTCTTGCCTGCCGCCATGTCCGGCGCCGGCCCGGCCGCAGGGTCGCGTGTTCTTATCGGCAATTCATCCCCCTTCTATTGCGATTGGCCTGAATTTAATTCGCGCCATTTTCCATATCTAATAATCGCACCCTTCA
The genomic region above belongs to Massilia forsythiae and contains:
- a CDS encoding N-acetylmuramoyl-L-alanine amidase-like domain-containing protein translates to MLPTAVSRPSRYAARCAARPMRLLAPLCAALFAGCAAPPAATPTAARAVPATAAAGRAAETPLDAILAMPIYRMTPVQAGRYVAWVHDAEPDLRKRIAAIGRKNIGQPYRLNLLGEYPFEVHDDLPMFSLDHSDCVVFAEHTYAMALSRSWEEFFWMLQRIRYRDGVIGVATRNHYTEMDWNVANRWLVTDVSARLAGPDGPGYGMTVDRARFLRMRHHTETGIPVESSRQSYVAKERVAAIAGQLREGDFVNVISTRDGEYWASHVGLVVLGADGERHFLHSSEPQVREETFASYIARAAAREERNRQEGKHGQSLAGFKFLRLNDEIVVPPMAPQPRPGMPGPAAAPQPGAGAAAGTAGAP